In Caloenas nicobarica isolate bCalNic1 chromosome 27, bCalNic1.hap1, whole genome shotgun sequence, one DNA window encodes the following:
- the DPP9 gene encoding dipeptidyl peptidase 9: protein MQKIKRVRLENETAGGWRSFLSSSEGEERMTAVDALSDSSEVVEMEDVPSQFQVQKHSWDGLRDIIHSSRKYSGMIVNKAPHDFQFVRKTEESSPHSHRLYYLGMPYGSRENSLLYSEIPKKVRKEALLLLSWKQMLDHFQATPHHGMYSREEELLRERKRLGVFGITSYDFHSESGLFLFQASNSLFHCRDGGKNGFMVSPMKPLEIKTQCTGPRMDPKICPADPAFFSFINNNDLWVANIETGEEKRMTYCHKGLSNVLDDPKSAGVATFVIQEEFDRFTGYWWCPTASTEGSEDLKTLRILYEEVDESEVEIIHVPSPALEERKTDSYRYPRTGSKNPKITLKLAEFKTDSKGKIVCAQDKELVQPFAALFPTVEYIARAGWTRDGKYAWAMFLDRPQQRLQLILLPPALFIPVPENEEQRAEFAKTVPENVQPFVIYEETTDVWINVHDIFYPFIQPDGEEEELCFIRANECKTGFCHLYRVTAVLKQGSYDWVQPYVHSEDDFKCPIKEEIALTGGEWEVLARHGSKIWVNEATKLVYFQGTRDTPLEHHLYVVSYESPGEIVRLTTPGFSHSCSMSQNFDMFISHYSSVSTPPCVHVYKLSGSDDDPLHKQPKFWASMMEAASCPPDYIPPEIFHFRTQADVELYGMVYKPHDVQPGKKHPTVLFVYGGPQVQLVNNSFKGIKYLRLNTLASLGYAVVVIDGRGSCQRGLKFEGALKNQMGQVEIEDQVEGLHYVAEKYGFIDLSRVAIHGWSYGGFLSLMGLICKPNVFKIAIAGAPVTVWMAYDTGYTERYMDIPENNQQGYEAGSVALHVEKLPNEPNRLLILHGFLDENVHFFHTNFLVSQLIRAGKPYQLQIYPNERHSIRCPESGEHYEITLLHFLQEYL, encoded by the exons ATGCAGAAGATAAAGAGGGTTCGTCTGGAAAACGAGACTGCAGGAGGTTGGAGAAG TTTTTTGTCCAGTTCTGAAGGGGAAGAGAGGATGACTGCAGTGGACGCGCTATCAGACAGCTCTGAAGTGGTCGAGATGGAGGATGTGCCTTCCCAATTCCAGGTGCAAAAGCATTCTTGGGATGGGCTGCGTGACATTATTCACAGCAGCAGGAAGTATTCGGGCATGATAGTGAACAAAGCTCCCCACGATTTCCAGTTTGTCCGGAAAACAGAAGAGTCCAGCCCGCACTCTCATCGTCTTTATTACCTGG GAATGCCATATGGCAGCCGAGAGAATTCCCTTCTTTACTCAGAGATTCCCAAAAAGGTACGGAAGGAGGCCTTGCTACTCTTGTCATGGAAGCAGATGCTGGATCACTTTCAG GCAACCCCTCATCACGGGATGTATTCTAGAGAAGAGGAACTCTTGAGGGAACGCAAGCGCCTTGGTGTTTTTGGTATAACATCTTATGATTTCCACAGTGAGAGCGGCCTATTCCTCTTCCAGGCCAGCAACAGCCTCTTTCATTGTCGAGACGGGGGCAAGAATGGTTTCATG GTGTCTCCGATGAAGCCTCTGGAGATCAAGACTCAGTGCACGGGGCCACGAATGGATCCCAAGATCTGCCCTGCCGACCCTGCCTTCTTTTCATTCATTAATAACAATGATCTGTGGGTAGCAAATATTGAGACGGGAGAGGAGAAGCGGATGACATACTGCCATAAAG GCTTATCCAATGTTCTCGATGACCCTAAGTCTGCTGGTGTAGCCACTTTTGTCATTCAGGAGGAGTTTGATCGGTTCACGGGCTATTGGTGGTGTCCCACAGCTTCCACAGAAG GTTCAGAGGATTTAAAAACGCTGCGGATCTTGTATGAGGAAGTGGATGAGTCAGAGGTGGAGATAATTCATGTTCCTTCACCTGCCttggaggagagaaaaacagactCCTATCGGTACCCCAGGACGG gcagcaaaaACCCCAAGATTACATTAAAACTGGCAGAATTTAAAACGGACAGTAAGGGTAAG aTCGTGTGTGCTCAGGACAAGGAGCTGGTGCAACCATTTGCTGCGTTGTTTCCGACTGTGGAGTACATTGCCCGTGCTGGGTGGACCCGAGATGGCAAATA CGCCTGGGCTATGTTCCTAGACAGACCTCAGCAGCGGCTGCAGCTCATCCTTCTGCCTCCAGCGCTCTTTATTCCAGTCCCAGAAAACGAGGAGCAGCGAGCCGAATTTGCCAAAACCGTGCCAGAAAACGTCCAGCCATTTGTGATCTACGAAGAAACCACTGACGTGTGGATAAAT GTTCACGATATCTTCTATCCTTTCATCCAACCGGAcggagaggaggaagagctcTGCTTTATCCGAGCCAACGAGTGCAAAACAGGTTTCTGTCACCTGTACAGAGTCACGGCGGTTCTCAAGCAAGGCAGCTACGACTGGGTGCAGCCGTACGTCCACAGCGAGG ATGATTTCAAGTGTCCTATCAAAGAGGAGATTGCCCTGACTGGTGGGGAATGGGAGGTGTTGGCAAGGCATGGATCGAAG ATCTGGGTCAACGAGGCCACGAAGCTGGTGTATTTTCAAGGCACGAGGGACACCCCGTTGGAGCACCATCTCTACGTTGTCAGCTATGAGTCTCCTGGAGAAATCGTGCGACTCACCACGCCGGGCTTCTCCCACAGCTGTTCGATGAGCCAG AACTTTGACATGTTCATCAGCCACTACAGCAGCGTGAGCACTCCGCCTTGCGTGCACGTCTACAAGCTCAGCGGCTCCGATGACGACCCGCTCCACAAGCAGCCCAAGTTTTGGGCCAGCATGATGGAGGCGGCCA GTTGTCCCCCAGATTACATCCCACCCGAGATCTTTCACTTCCGCACTCAGGCAGATGTGGAGCTTTATGGAATGGTCTACAAACCTCATGATGTCCAGCCTGGGAAGAAGCATCCCACGGTGCTCTTTGTGTATGGAGGCCCTCAG GTGCAGCTAGTGAATAACTCCTTCAAAGGAATCAAGTACTTGCGGCTGAACACGCTGGCGTCCTTAGGCTACGCTGTGGTGGTGATCGATGGAAGGGGCTCGTGCCAGCGAGGACTCAAATTTGAAGGGGCCCTGAAAAACCAAATG GGTCAGGTGGAGATCGAGGACCAGGTGGAAGGTTTACATTATGTAGCAGAAAAATACGGGTTCATTGACTTGAGTCGGGTGGCCATACATGGCTGGTCGTACGGGGGTTTTCTCTCCCTCATGGGTCTCATCTGTAAACCCAATGTCTTCAAG ATTGCTATAGCAGGTGCTCCTGTCACAGTTTGGATGGCATATGACACCGGCTATACTGAGCGGTACATGGATATCCCAGAAAACAACCAGCAAGGTTACGAGGCTGGCTCTGTGGCATTACACGTAGAAAAGCTTCCCAATGA GCCAAATCGTCTGCTGATCCTCCATGGCTTTTTGGATGAAAATGTGCACTTTTTTCACACCAACTTCCTGGTATCACAGCTAATCCGGGCTGGAAAACCTTACCAGCTACAG ATCTACCCCAACGAGAGACACAGTATTCGGTGCCCTGAGTCCGGAGAGCACTACGAAATCACGCTGCTGCACTTTCTACAAGAATACCTCTGA